The proteins below are encoded in one region of Tiliqua scincoides isolate rTilSci1 chromosome 7, rTilSci1.hap2, whole genome shotgun sequence:
- the LOC136657477 gene encoding mitochondrial ribosome and complex I assembly factor AltMIEF1, with product MAAWTREAVLNLYRALLRQGRGLRYTDRDFYFASIRQEFRRNQQLERLEDRERQLEKGQAFLRSKLGGLV from the coding sequence ATGGCAGCGTGGACGCGTGAAGCAGTGCTGAACCTTTACCGCGCTCTGCTACGTCAAGGACGTGGCCTGCGCTATACTGACCGTGATTTTTACTTCGCCTCAATCCGTCAAGAGTTCCGAAGAAACCAGCAACTCGAGCGGCTTGAAGAtagagagaggcagctggagaagGGCCAGGCTTTCTTGCGCAGCAAACTTGGGGGATTAGTTTGA
- the MIEF1 gene encoding mitochondrial dynamics protein MIEF1, with the protein MASAGERKGKKDDNGIGTAIDFVLSNARLVLGVGGAAMLGIATLAVKRMYDRAISAPTSPTRLSQSGKRSWEEPSWLGSSSRLLSQDMKTNLSRSLQTLPTDSSSFEMDSGRSMKDKSSVKKSQVELKKLRLRMSLQEKLFAFYRRKVAIPAEEQAQAKQAAVDICAELRIFLRAKLPDMPLREMYLSGSLCDDLQVVTADHIQLIVPLVLEQNLWSCIPGEDTIMNIPGFCLVRRENPEYFPRGSSYWDRCVVGGYLSPRSVAETFEKVVTGSINWPAIGSFLGYVIRPAAPLESLMLEVQYEKDRHLLIDFLPSVTLGDTVLVAKPHRLAQYDNLWRLSLRPAETARLRALDQADAGCRSLCLKILKAICKLNPALGHLSASQLTNVILHMTQEETDWSQDVIADRFLQALKELIGYLEAGVLPSALNPKVNLFSELTPEEVDELGYTLYSSLSEPEVLLQT; encoded by the exons ATGGCAAGCGCTGGAGAGCGCAAAGGAAAGAAGGATGACAACGGCATTGGAACAGCCATTGACTTTGTACTCTCCAATGCTCGGCTTGTGCTGGGTGTGGGTGGTGCTGCCATGTTGGGGATTGCTACCTTGGCTGTCAAACGG ATGTATGACCGGGCAATCAGTGCTCCCACCAGCCCCACCCGCTTGAGCCAGTCAGGAAAGAGAAGCTGGGAGGAACCAAGCTGGCTTGGGTCATCCTCACGATTGCTGAGCCAAGATATGAAGACTAATCTTAGCCGTTCTCTGCAGACTCTTCCCACTGATTCTTCCAGTTTTGAAATGG ACTCAGGCAGATCCATGAAGGATAAATCATCTGTCAAGAAAAGCCAGGTGGAGCTGAAGAAGTTGCGTCTTCGAATGTCCTTGCAAGAGAAGCTGTTTGCCTTCTATCGGAGGAAGGTGGCCATCCCAGCAGAAGAGCAGGCTCAGGCCAAGCAGGCTGCTGTGGACATCTGTGCTGAACTGCGTATCTTCCTCCGGGCCAAGCTTCCAGACATGCCTCTGCGGGAAATGTACTTGAGTGGTAGTCTCTGTGATGATTTGCAG GTTGTGACAGCAGATCACATCCAGCTCATTGTTCCTCTGGTGCTAGAGCAGAACCTTTGGTCATGCATTCCAGGTGAAGACACCATCATGAATATCCCTGGTTTCTGTCTGGTTCGTCGGGAAAACCCAGAATACTTCCCTCGCGGCAGCAGTTACTGGGACCGCTGTGTGGTGGGAGGTTACCTCTCTCCCAGGTCTGTGGCTGAGACCTTTGAGAAAGTAGTGACAGGCTCCATCAATTGGCCAGCAATTGGGTCTTTCCTAGGCTATGTGATCCGCCCAGCAGCACCTTTGGAATCTTTAATGCTGGAGGTCCAGTATGAAAAAGACCGTCATCTTCTCATAGATTTCTTACCATCTGTGACACTTGGTGACACTGTCCTGGTAGCAAAACCACACCGGTTGGCCCAGTATGACAATTTATGGCGACTCAGCCTTCGGCCTGCAGAGACAGCTCGCCTGCGGGCCTTAGATCAGGCTGACGCTGGCTGCCGTTCCTTGTGCCTCAAGATTCTCAAGGCCATATGCAAGTTGAACCCTGCGCTGGGTCACCTTTCTGCAAGCCAGCTCACCAATGTCATACTGCACATGACCCAGGAAGAGACTGACTGGTCACAAGATGTGATTGCTGACCGTTTTCTGCAGGCATTGAAAGAACTAATAGGCTATTTGGAAGCAGGAGTTCTTCCCAGTGCTCTGAATCCAAAGGTGAACTTATTTTCGGAGCTCACTCCCGAAGAAGTGGATGAGTTGGGCTATACTCTGTACAGTTCTCTTTCAGAACCAGAGGTCCTGCTGCAGACATAA